GGGCACTCTTTCCCGTGGGCACCGTCCCTGGTTCCCTCCCTATCGGCGGTGCAGGGGGGCTGGCGGTGGTggggggggtgaggagtggggggggttggggctgggggtggttgggggggtggggcctgggggtttggggggggtggggtggggctttcCCCAGCGAGGGGGTGAGGGAGGACGCGGAgaggcgggtgtcgggaggcaaGCAGCACCCGGGGAGGAGCAGCTCTCCTTGGAAGGGAAGGACGCGTGCCTtggccctggggctcagggtgggCGCGTGAGCGGGATGAGAAGGCGGGCTTTCAGGCGTGTGGGAAGTGGACCCCGGGTTCCTGCGTGCGAGGTCTGACCGTGTCCCTCCCTGTCCTGCAGCTcggccacccccgccccgcggAAGGCGGCGAAACGGAGGCGGCAGGCGGAGCAGGATCCCCGCACAGGTAAGGCGCTTTCCTGCTTTCTCGAAGGAGTGGGCTGCTGGGGAGAAGGCGTGCCAGGGCTTCCGGAAAGGAACAGCTGCCTCCTCTGGAATGTCCCGGGCGGCTTCCTCGGTTCTTCCGGCCACCCGTCCCGCGGCCGGTCTGGGCCGAGTCCCGGGGCTCTCCGGGCTCACGCCCTCTGCTCTCAAGAACACCCTGCGGGAGCAGAGCATTCACCTCGCACCCTCCGCTCTCTCCGCAGGGGCAGAGCCAGCCGCAGTGCCAGGAGCTCCCTGCCCGGCTCCAGCGCGGGCCCCGGAAGCAGCCCAGGTGAGTGGGCGGGAGGGACTCTGGAGGCTGGCCAGAGGGCCGCTGCTGCCCgggctccaggcccccagccaaGCCCCGCAGATGACCCTCCAGCTGGCGCTCAGCCTGAGCAGGACCTCCAccgcctggggggtggggggaggtggccaGGCAGAGTTTCCCTCGGGGACGGGGCGGGGGCTGGCGGCTGGCAGCTCCCTCCCCAAGAGGCCTCTCGGAGGGCCCCTGGGTGCTGGAGAACTCAGAGCTTTCCTCCCGCAGGGGCCGCGGACGCCCAGCACGCAGAGGATGCAGATGGTCGTGGTGGTCCTGGAGCCGGGAACAGCCCTTGAGCTGCGCCTGGGTGCGGAAGTCCTGGTCCTGGCCCCCCACGCAGCCCTGCAGCTCACGCTCGGCAACCTGGCGCTCGTCGTCGTCCCTGCGCGCGTCCTGAGCTCTTCCGAGGCTCTGTGGTTCCCTGCCCACGCGCGCTGGCTCTGGCCCGGCCCGACCCAGGCCGCCTGGGCCATCAACGTGCAAGACGGATCCCTTTGCGCCCAGAGAGCGGAGCCCAGCGGAGCGCCCCCCGCGCCAGAGGACGGGGAGGCTAGGCGAGGCTGCCGGCCCCCCGCGGGACCCTGGGCCGGCGGAGTCCCgggcctcagcccctcctccccgcacaccctcctcctccaagcTCTCCGCGGGGCCCCTGCCCGCCAGGGCTGCGGGCTCCCGCCCGAGCCCAGGGCCGGGCTGCGCCCTCTGCCGGCCGAGTTCAGCCTGGACCTCCGCGGCCTGGGGCCCCCGCCCAGCTCGGAGCTcagacctctgcctccctccccgagTCCCAGTCCGCCGCCCAGAAGCTGCCGCGCGCCGCCCCGTCGCAGGCCCCCCGCCAAGGCCCGCAGGCGTCTCTTCCGAGGGGATTGACCGGCCGCGAGCGCCCACCCCACGCGCAAGAATTGGCGCCCGCCGTTCGGGAGCCGCGGACGCCTGCTCCTTCTAGGGTGTCTCCCTGAGGCGGGATCACTCTCTGCCGGGAACACCGCGCGGGCGGCTGGCGCTCCAGGCGGGAGCGGAGGCCGCCAGGGACCTCTCCCCCAGACCCGGGCTCTGCCACAGGGGCTCCGGACAGGCGGAAGAGAGCaccgggagggtggggagaaaagagcTGCCAATCCCTCCTGCCGCGAAGGACTCCGACATCCAGAAGAGGGCACATCTGGTCAGGGTCCTCTGCGAGGAACCACACCCAAGACCCTAGAAGAAAGCACGCCAAAGCCTGGAGCGCGCGCCTCCCCAGAGAGGGTCTCCCAAAGCACCTGAAAGCGTGCTCCGCCCGCATCACGCCCTGGAGCGGGAGCGGAAGGCGCAGGAGCTCTCcgggtagggggaggggggcgttagCACACCTTGCCGCCATGAGAACGGCTCCAGGAGAACAGCACGATGGACCTGTCCGAAGGCTGGGCAGGACGCGGAGCCGCTGGaactctcccccgccccccccaccccccgttgcTGGCGGGGAGCCCAGAATGGGGCAACTTGCTGAAATGGAGTGTAGTTCCTCGACTCCTTCATCCTAGGCTTCCCGTTCATCCCACCCGGCTCTCCCACTCTGAGAGATCTGCTTGAGAGCCACGAACGGGTCTGTTCAGGGAGACGCCGAAGGCCGGAGTGGCCAGCAGCTGTCTCCACAATACAGCCAAGGGTGGGGTGTGACCTCCCCCGTGCCCTTCGGGGTTGCGTGGAGACTGAGAAGGGGACCCACCCCGGCCAGGGCACTGCCCCTCAGCGATCAAGAGGATGGGCTTTTTCCGCTCGATTCCATGGCCCACCCCGGTCAGTCGCCTCTGAATGCTTCTAGTCCCTCCAGGTGTGGGATGATTTTCAGGGCGGTTTGGGCGACCGGGGCTGTGGGAACCTTACGAGAGGCGATCGAGGACATCTCCCTACAGACCAAGGGTCTCGCATCCAATGGCACTTTCAGACGGGATGCGCCGAAACCGTGAAACCCACACTGGCTTTCCAAGCCTGCCACGAAGAGAAAGGTGACCGTGACTCTTCATTCTGGGGGGAAACGGCAGTGCCCATGATCCTATTGGAACTTGAGTGTAATAAATCGATCTCGAAACGTGCTTGATTTTGGGGTGTGATCATTTCTCACGTCTGTTGGCTCGACAACTTGGAAGCACGTGGGGGCGCTGTTCTGTTTCCATCAGATTTGGCAGAACACACACGAGGAGAGGAAAGCCGgcaa
The Equus caballus isolate H_3958 breed thoroughbred chromosome 7, TB-T2T, whole genome shotgun sequence genome window above contains:
- the LOC138925247 gene encoding proline-rich protein 23D1-like encodes the protein MDGSRRPRRPRESRTESKGRRVGDTCSATPAPRKAAKRRRQAEQDPRTGAEPAAVPGAPCPAPARAPEAAQGPRTPSTQRMQMVVVVLEPGTALELRLGAEVLVLAPHAALQLTLGNLALVVVPARVLSSSEALWFPAHARWLWPGPTQAAWAINVQDGSLCAQRAEPSGAPPAPEDGEARRGCRPPAGPWAGGVPGLSPSSPHTLLLQALRGAPARQGCGLPPEPRAGLRPLPAEFSLDLRGLGPPPSSELRPLPPSPSPSPPPRSCRAPPRRRPPAKARRRLFRGD